The window CCCGCTGCTCGAACGCCTGCGCTTCCTGTCGATCTCGGGCAGCAATATCGACGAGTTCCTGATGGTCCGCGTCGCCGGCCTTGCCGGACAGGTGCGCCGCTCGATCGAGGAAATCTCGCTCGACGGGCGCACGCCCTCGCAGGCGATCGCGCTCACCCACGAAAAGGCGCTGGAGCTGGAGCAGATCCAGCAGGCCAGCTGGGCCGGGCTCAAGCAGGAGCTGGAAGAGGCGGGCATCCACGTCATCGGCGATGACGAGGAACTCGATGCCGACCGCGCGCACTGGCTGCGCGAATATTTCCTCGAACACGTCATGGCGGTGATCACCCCGCAGGCGATCGACCCGGCGCACCCCTTCCCCTTCGTGCCCAACCAAGGCATCGGCGTGCTGTTCCCGCTGGTCCGCATCGCCGACGAGGCGCCGGTGATGGAGATGGTGCTGATCCCCGCCGCGCTGCCGCGCTATATCCGGCTGGCGGGCGAGCAGGCCGCGTGGATCTCGATCGAGGACCTGATCGTGCGCAATGCCGCCGAGCTGTTCCCGGGCTTCCGCATTCACGGCCACGGCGTGTTCCGCATCCTGCGCGATTCCGATATCGAGATCGAGGAAGATGCCGAGGATCTGGTGCGCTACTATCGCACCGCGATCCAGCGCCGCCGCCGCGGCATGGTGATCTCGTTGCAGTTGCAGGGCAATTTCGATGCCTCGGCAGAGGAGCTGCTGCGCGCGCAGCTGGGCCTCGAACGCGCGCTGATCATGCAGAGCAAGGGTCTGGTCGGCTTCAACGGCCTTTCGGCGATCTGCGACGAGGACCGGCCCGAACTGAAGTTCGAGCCGTACACCCCGCGCTATCCCGAGCGCATCGTCGAGCATGACGGCGAGATCTTCGCCGCCATCCGCGAGAAGGACATCGTCGTCCAGCACCCCTACGAAAGCTTCGAGGTGGTGATCGACTTCCTGCGGCAGGCCGCGCGCGACCCGGACGTGGTGGCGATCAAGCAGACGCTCTATCGCGCGGGGAAACAGTCGGCGATCATCTCGGCGCTGATCGCAGCGGCGGAGGAAGGCAAGTCCGTCACCGCCGTGGTCGAACTGAAGGCCCGCTTCGACGAGGAGCAGAACCTGCTCTGGGCCAGCCAGCTGGAGCGTGCGGGCGTTCAGGTGATCTACGGCTTCGTCGACTGGAAGACCCATGCCAAGACCTCGATGGTGGTGCGCCGCGAAGGCGATGGCTATCGCACCTACTGCCACTTCGGCACCGGCAACTATCACCCGCTGACCGCGCGCATCTATACCGACCTGTCGTACTTCACCGCCGATCCGGCAGCGGGACGCGACGTCGGGCGGCTGTTCAACTTCATCACCGGCTATGTCGAGCCGACGCGCACCGAACTGCTCTCGATCTCGCCGATCTCGCTGCGCTCCACGCTCTACGAATGCATCGACAACGAGATCGCCAATGCGCAGGAGGGCAAGCCCGCCGCGATCTGGATCAAGCTCAATTCGCTGACCGATCCGGGGCTGATCGACAAGCTCTATGCCGCCAGCCGGGCGGGCGTCGATATCGACTGCGTGGTGCGCGGCATCTGCTGCCTGCGCCCCGGCATCGAGGGGCTTTCGGAGAACATCACCGTGAAGTCGGTGATCGGGCGGTTTCTGGAACACAGCCGCATCTGGGCCTTCGCCAATGGCGAGGAACTGCCGAACCGCCGCGCCCGCGTGTTCATCACCTCGGCCGACGGCATGAGCCGCAACCTTGACCGCCGGGTGGAAGTGCTGCTGCCGATCACCAACAAGACCGTCCACGATCAGGTGCTCGATCAGGTGATGCTGGCCAACCTGCTCGACACCGAACAGAGCTGGGTGCTGCATCCCGATGGCAGCTATGCCCGCGTCGGCGCGGTGGAGAACCCGTTCAACCTGCACCGCTATTTCATGACCAACCCCTCGCTTTCCGGGCGCGGGGCGGCGCTGGCGAGCGGGCGCAAGGTGCCCAAGCTGTCGCTGCGGCGCGGGAATATCTGAAAACGGCGCGCAACCCGGCCCGCCGTCGGTGCGTTTCAGCGCGTGCCGGTGGCGCATTTCGCCAAGGTTCGTGGACAAGTGCACACCGGGGGTATGGCGCCCCCGGCGTGAAGGCGGTAGCGAGGCGCTGCAATGACAGGCGATCTCACGGCATCAGGCCCAACGGCAGCAGGCAGCTTCATGGCCTCCTTCTCCTCCCCCTGTCGTAAGGCGGAGTGCGCATGAGCACGCGGCGCGCCATCATCGACATCGGCTCGAACACCGTGCGTCTGGTCGTCTACGACGGCCCGCCGCGCGCGCCGGTGACGCTGCACAACGAGAAGATCAACGCCCGCCTCGGTCGCGATCTCGACAAGACCGGCGCCATTCCCGAAAAGGCCTTCGCCAGCGCGACCGGCGCACTGGCCCGCTATGCCGCGCTGCTGCGGCTGATGAACGTGGACGATGTGCAGTGCGTGGCCACTGCCGCGGCGCGCGATGCCTCGAACGGCCCGCAATTCGTCGGCGCCGTGCGCGCGCTCGGCCTTGAACCGCGCCTGCTCTCGGGCGAGGAAGAGGCCCGCGCCAGCGCCACCGGCGTCATCGCCGCGTTTCCCGGCGCGCGCGGAATCGCGGCGGACCTTGGCGGCGGCAGTCTGGAACTGGTCGAACTGGCCGAGGGCAAGGTCCGCCCCGGCGGCGTCACCATGCCGTTCGGAACGCTGCGCCTGCCGGACCTGCGCAAGGGCGGGGCCGCACACTTCGCCGTCGCGATCCGCCAGGGCCTCAAGAAGACCGGCTGGAACCGCCCGCAGGGCCAGAAGCTCTACATCGTCGGCGGTTCGTGGCGCGCGCTCGCGCTCCAGACGATGACCGACATGGACTGGCCGGTCGACGATCCGCACGGCTTCGAACTCGATCCCGAGGCCGCGCTGACGTTCGCGCGCAAGTACGCCAAGGGCGCGCCTGCCCATCCCGATCCAACGATTTCCGCCTCGCGCGTCGCCTCGATGCCCGATGCCGCCGCGCTGCTGGCGCAGATGATCGTCGAGCTGAAACCCTCGCGCCTCGTGTTCTCTTCGTGGGGCCTGCGCGAAGGGCTGCTGCACGCCGCGCTCCCCGAAGCGGTGCAGGCCGAGGACCCGCTGCTGGCCGGTGTCGCCGCCTTCGCCGGATCGGACGTGCTCACCATCGACGGCGCCCGCGCAATCGCGAACTGGTGTGCGCCTGCCTGCGAGGATCGCCCCGAGGACGGCGAGATGCGCGTGGCCGCCACGCTGCTGGCGATGACCGCGATGCGTACCGAGCCCAACCTGCGCGCCGAGGAGGCGATGACCTGGGCCCTGCGCAAGCGCTGGATCGGCCTCGACATGCACGGGCGCGGGATGCTGGCGATGACCGTCTTCGCCAATTCCGGCAAGACCGCCGTACCCGCGCCGTTCCTGCGCCTTGCGGCGCAGGCCGACCTCGACCGTGCGATCGTCTGGGGCCTTGCCGTGCGCCTGTGCCGCCGCCTCACCACCGGCAATCCCGCCGCGATGACCGAGGCGCTGCTGGAGCGCGATGCGCAAACGCTCACGCTCACCGTGGCGGAAGGCATGCGCCCCCTCTACAACGCCAGCGTCGCCAGGGATCTCAAGATCCTCGCCGAACGGCTTGGCCTGGCTGCAAAGGCGCAGGACGGCGCCGGGAAACCCTTAAGCTGAAACCGCTGGCCTGAAACGCCGTCCTGACGATCGGGCGTGTCAGTCGTTGTCACGCTCCATCTTGGTGATCTGGCCGCTATGGGGATCGACGTGGAAGTCGAAGTGCTGGTGGTTGCGCACCGCCTCGCCTTCCCAATGACCATCGTCGGCCTCGATCTTGGTGACCTGATAGCCCTTCGTTTCGAGCATCTTGATCACGCGGGCGTGGCTGATCCAGTCCTTGCCCGGCACGTCTGCCTGCGCCTGCACGGCCCAGATACCGGCCATGGCCGCTGCGGCCAGAATCGTCTTCTTCATAGTGCTCCTACTAGATGATGCGGATGTAAAAGCGGGCATGCGTCAGGGCGACGGCCATCCCGGCGTCATTCGCCGTGCCCGCCCTTGCGATGGACCTCCACCGACTGGACGCCGGGTTGCGCCTTCAGCCGGTCGGTGCCCTGCTTGATGTCCGAGCGCGAGACGCGCACGAGGTGGACGGTCTGAAGCTCCATCCCGTCTTCCTCAAGGCTCTGCGTGATCCGGCGGATCTGGCCCCCGCGCACGCGCAGCAGGCGCTTGAGGTCATCCTCGCGCAGGCTTCCGCGCTCGATATGCAGGCGCACGGTGCAGCTCTGTACGCGGCGCGGTAGGCTTCCTCGATCGGCTTGAGGCCAGCCAGGATCACCAGGATGATGATCGTCGCCGCCCCGGCCGCGAAATAGAGCCCGCCGCCTGCCGCCAGCCCCAGCGCGGCGACGGCCCAGATGCTCGCCGCCGTGGTCATCCCGCGCACGACGTTGCCTTTCAGCAGGATCGAGCCCGCGCCCAGAAAGCCGACGCCCGAGACCACCTGTGCCGCCGCGCGAGAGGGGTCGAGCACGACATGCGGCATCTGCGTCGCGTTCTGGAAACCATAGGCCGAAACGATCATGATCAGGCACGCGCCCACGCTCACCAGCATGTGGGTGCGGATGCCCGCCGACCACAGCAGGCGCTCGCGCTCGAACCCGACGAGGCTGCCGATGGCAGCGGCTGCGGCCAGACGGATGAGAATATCGGCATGGGAAATCATGGGTATTGATCCGGCGGGGGCCGGATTGTTCCCATACGGCACTGAAAACGCCGTCAGACGCCAAATCCCGTCAAACCAGCGTGTGGCTCTGCGCGATCATGCCGATGCCACGCTTGCCGCCCTGCCGGTCGAGCTGGACCACCACGTCGATCACGCTGGCGGCATAGTCCAGCGTCTCGGCGCGGGTCAGGCCGATGTTGGACTGCATCGCCATCAGCGCGATCTGCTCCAGCGCGCCGCGCGGGGTATTGGCGTGGACGGTGGAGAACGAGCCGGGATGCCCGGTGTTGATCGCGCGCAGGAAGCTGACCGTCTCGGTGCCGCGCAACTCGCCCAGCACGATGCGATCCGGGCGCAGGCGCAGCGCCGCCTGAAGAAGGTCGTTGGCCGAGACTTTCGCTTCGCCCAGTTCCCCCTTCACCGCGATCAGGCCGACGCCGTTGGCGCCCGGCAGGCGAAGCTCGGGGGTATCTTCCACCACCACCACGCGTTCCTCAGCCGGAATTTCGGCGAGCATGGCGTTGAGGAAGGTCGTCTTGCCGGTGGACGTACCGCCCGAGATCAGGATGGTGCGGCGGCGGCGGATCGCCTCGCGCAGGAACGCGATCGGCTCGGCCATGGCATCGGGCATCGGCGCCTCTGCCACCGCCGCGATCGGCCCGCGATCGTAGGCGTCGAGCGGCAGTTCCAGCAGGCGATGGCGGCGGATCGCCATCGCCCAATTGGCGCGCGTCGCAGGCGGGCCGACCAGCTGGATACGGGCACCGCTCTGCCCTTCGTACGCGGGTAAAGTCGCGGCGAGCAGCGGATGCTCGCGGTTGATGCCCTGATGGCTGATCCGCGCGACCTGCTCGGCCAGACGCTGGAGCAGGCGGTTGTCCATTGCCGGAACCGCCACGCTCTGCATGCCCGGCAGCGCCGCGTCCTCGACCCAGATCTCGCCGGGGCGATTGACGAGGATTTCCGTCACCGTCTCGCGCTTCAGCCACGGGCGCAGCGGGGCGAGATAGGCGTCGAGGTAGACGCTGCGGGCCACTTCGGCGGTCGGGGCATCGCGCACCGGAACGTCACCGCGCGGCAACAGATGGAGGTCGCCGGACACGGGCGTCACTGAACTGGCGCGAAGTCGAGATCGCGCGCGGTGAACACGCGGATCGGCTCACCCTGACGCACGCGGATGGTGGGCGAGATCGTGCCGTTCTGCTGGAGCGCGGTGGACGCCGCCGACGTGCCGCCGCCGCTGATGATGACGTTCGATCCGCTGCTCGCCAGCGTCGAAAGCCCGCCGACCACCGAGAGCAGCATGGCCGAGCCGAAGCGCTGGAAGAAGTGGCTGTTGACCTTGCCGGGAAGCCCGGTCTCGCCGCCGAAGGCAATCGCGGGCGAGCCGATGTCGACCGAGACGCCGTCCGGGCGGATCAGCCGGGTCCAGATCACATAGGCCCGCTTCTGGCCCGAGGTCAGCCCGCTCTTGTACTGGCCGATCAGGCGCGAGGAGCGCGGGATCAGGACGTGGCGCCCGTCGAAGCTGCGCACTTCGGTCGAGACGATGGCGCGCACATAGCCGGGCACGTCGGTATCTATCGCGGTTTCGAGCACGGCGGGGATCAGCGTGCCCTGCGTCACCGTGGTCGCCGGATCGAAGCTGCGCGCCGCGCTCGCCGTGCCGGTGCCGCCAGCGCCGAGCCGCGCGGCGAAATCGTCGTTACCCGCGCCCACCGGCTTGCCCTTGCCATCGACGGCGGGGGCAGGACCGCCGGCCCGGCCTGCCGTGGCATCGAACACCACCGTCGGCGCATTGGCCGGGTTCGGCGCGGGCGCAGGTGCGGCACCCGGCGCATTGGCCAGCACCGGCGCCGGGGCGGGCGCGGGAAGCGGTGCAGCGATGGGCGCAGGCTGCGGTGTCGGCGCGCTGACCGGGGCGGCGACCAGCGGCGCGGCGGCGGGCGACACCCCCGGCTGCACGACGGGCGGGGCCACCTTCTGCGCGGTCTCGTTCGAAGCGCTCAGGCTCCAGAACGTCAACCCGCCCAGCCCGGCGACGATCAGCGCCCCCAGGCCAAGCCCCGCGCCATCGCCCTTGCGGCGCTGCGAGACGGCAGGCAGCACCGAACGGGTAGCGAGGTCGATAATCTGCGCCCCGTCGCTCTCGCGCGGGTCGATATCTCGCGCCATACTGTCGCGCTCACGGAAGGAACGGTTGGAAGCCATCGCGATCAGTCCTTGGCAAGCGCGGGAACGGGAGCCGCAGCGGGAGACGCAGCAGATGATGCCGGGGCGGTTCGGGCGCGGTGTTCTGCAACTCCGCCATGTCCTTGCCCGACCGCAGCACGAGCGCGCGCGGCACTTCGGGAATGACGATGGTGGCATCGCGCACGGCGTAGTTCACCGGGCCTTCGTCACCCTTTTCGTTGCGCATCAGGATCGCGGGCACCGCGCTCTTGTCGGGCCAGAGCAGGTAGGTGGAGCTGCCATCGTCCCACACGCGCGAGGGCCACAGCTTCGCCGTGCCGACACGCTTCCAGGCATAGTTCAGCGCCGCCGGATCGGTGGGCATCGCCGCCAGATCGCCCCCGGTGATCGCCTGCTCCTGCGAGGACAGCGCCGCGACCTTGGGCGCCTGCTCACCCGGAACCGGTGCGCCCAGAACAGAAGGTTTATCGGCATCGCGGTAGGCGAAGCGCAACAGGTACAGCGGCTGGCCCTTGGGCGAGGCGACGAGATCGAAGAAATAGGTGTGCCGGTTCGTCACCACCGTCATGTTGGTGCGGGCCGCCGCTTCCATCGGCTTCACGAACAGCAGGTCAGCGCGCTTGTTGGGCGTGATCTGCCAGCTGGCGGA of the Novosphingobium sp. 9 genome contains:
- a CDS encoding RNA degradosome polyphosphate kinase codes for the protein MVDTNELLAAGAAPQTPDASRPVQDSAPDDLASRPERFFNRELSWLAFNERVLAEASNPNYPLLERLRFLSISGSNIDEFLMVRVAGLAGQVRRSIEEISLDGRTPSQAIALTHEKALELEQIQQASWAGLKQELEEAGIHVIGDDEELDADRAHWLREYFLEHVMAVITPQAIDPAHPFPFVPNQGIGVLFPLVRIADEAPVMEMVLIPAALPRYIRLAGEQAAWISIEDLIVRNAAELFPGFRIHGHGVFRILRDSDIEIEEDAEDLVRYYRTAIQRRRRGMVISLQLQGNFDASAEELLRAQLGLERALIMQSKGLVGFNGLSAICDEDRPELKFEPYTPRYPERIVEHDGEIFAAIREKDIVVQHPYESFEVVIDFLRQAARDPDVVAIKQTLYRAGKQSAIISALIAAAEEGKSVTAVVELKARFDEEQNLLWASQLERAGVQVIYGFVDWKTHAKTSMVVRREGDGYRTYCHFGTGNYHPLTARIYTDLSYFTADPAAGRDVGRLFNFITGYVEPTRTELLSISPISLRSTLYECIDNEIANAQEGKPAAIWIKLNSLTDPGLIDKLYAASRAGVDIDCVVRGICCLRPGIEGLSENITVKSVIGRFLEHSRIWAFANGEELPNRRARVFITSADGMSRNLDRRVEVLLPITNKTVHDQVLDQVMLANLLDTEQSWVLHPDGSYARVGAVENPFNLHRYFMTNPSLSGRGAALASGRKVPKLSLRRGNI
- a CDS encoding Ppx/GppA family phosphatase, which translates into the protein MSTRRAIIDIGSNTVRLVVYDGPPRAPVTLHNEKINARLGRDLDKTGAIPEKAFASATGALARYAALLRLMNVDDVQCVATAAARDASNGPQFVGAVRALGLEPRLLSGEEEARASATGVIAAFPGARGIAADLGGGSLELVELAEGKVRPGGVTMPFGTLRLPDLRKGGAAHFAVAIRQGLKKTGWNRPQGQKLYIVGGSWRALALQTMTDMDWPVDDPHGFELDPEAALTFARKYAKGAPAHPDPTISASRVASMPDAAALLAQMIVELKPSRLVFSSWGLREGLLHAALPEAVQAEDPLLAGVAAFAGSDVLTIDGARAIANWCAPACEDRPEDGEMRVAATLLAMTAMRTEPNLRAEEAMTWALRKRWIGLDMHGRGMLAMTVFANSGKTAVPAPFLRLAAQADLDRAIVWGLAVRLCRRLTTGNPAAMTEALLERDAQTLTLTVAEGMRPLYNASVARDLKILAERLGLAAKAQDGAGKPLS
- a CDS encoding PepSY domain-containing protein — its product is MKKTILAAAAMAGIWAVQAQADVPGKDWISHARVIKMLETKGYQVTKIEADDGHWEGEAVRNHQHFDFHVDPHSGQITKMERDND
- a CDS encoding MgtC/SapB family protein, producing MISHADILIRLAAAAAIGSLVGFERERLLWSAGIRTHMLVSVGACLIMIVSAYGFQNATQMPHVVLDPSRAAAQVVSGVGFLGAGSILLKGNVVRGMTTAASIWAVAALGLAAGGGLYFAAGAATIIILVILAGLKPIEEAYRAAYRAAPCACISSAEACARMTSSACCACAGARSAGSRRALRKTGWSFRPSTSCASRARTSSRAPTG
- the virB11 gene encoding P-type DNA transfer ATPase VirB11 produces the protein MLPRGDVPVRDAPTAEVARSVYLDAYLAPLRPWLKRETVTEILVNRPGEIWVEDAALPGMQSVAVPAMDNRLLQRLAEQVARISHQGINREHPLLAATLPAYEGQSGARIQLVGPPATRANWAMAIRRHRLLELPLDAYDRGPIAAVAEAPMPDAMAEPIAFLREAIRRRRTILISGGTSTGKTTFLNAMLAEIPAEERVVVVEDTPELRLPGANGVGLIAVKGELGEAKVSANDLLQAALRLRPDRIVLGELRGTETVSFLRAINTGHPGSFSTVHANTPRGALEQIALMAMQSNIGLTRAETLDYAASVIDVVVQLDRQGGKRGIGMIAQSHTLV
- a CDS encoding TrbI/VirB10 family protein; translated protein: MASNRSFRERDSMARDIDPRESDGAQIIDLATRSVLPAVSQRRKGDGAGLGLGALIVAGLGGLTFWSLSASNETAQKVAPPVVQPGVSPAAAPLVAAPVSAPTPQPAPIAAPLPAPAPAPVLANAPGAAPAPAPNPANAPTVVFDATAGRAGGPAPAVDGKGKPVGAGNDDFAARLGAGGTGTASAARSFDPATTVTQGTLIPAVLETAIDTDVPGYVRAIVSTEVRSFDGRHVLIPRSSRLIGQYKSGLTSGQKRAYVIWTRLIRPDGVSVDIGSPAIAFGGETGLPGKVNSHFFQRFGSAMLLSVVGGLSTLASSGSNVIISGGGTSAASTALQQNGTISPTIRVRQGEPIRVFTARDLDFAPVQ
- a CDS encoding TrbG/VirB9 family P-type conjugative transfer protein: MNRAFVLAVPALVGAWTAAPALASDPRLVQHLYNDNEVVRIAGHAGVQATIQFGPNEAIENVAVGDSASWQITPNKRADLLFVKPMEAAARTNMTVVTNRHTYFFDLVASPKGQPLYLLRFAYRDADKPSVLGAPVPGEQAPKVAALSSQEQAITGGDLAAMPTDPAALNYAWKRVGTAKLWPSRVWDDGSSTYLLWPDKSAVPAILMRNEKGDEGPVNYAVRDATIVIPEVPRALVLRSGKDMAELQNTAPEPPRHHLLRLPLRLPFPRLPRTDRDGFQPFLP